Proteins from one Enterobacter bugandensis genomic window:
- the nusA gene encoding transcription termination factor NusA: MNKEILAVVEAVSNEKSLPREKIFEALESALATATKKKYEQEIDVRVEIDRKSGDFDTFRRWVIVEEVTQPTKEITLEAARFEDESLNVGDYVEDQIESVTFDRITTQTAKQVIVQKVREAERALVVDQFRDQEGEIITGVVKKVNRDNISLEIKSEGMPGNAEAVILREDMLPRENFRPGDRIRGVLYAVRPEARGAQLFVTRSKPEMLVELFRIEVPEIGEEVIEIKAAARDPGSRAKIAVKTNDKRIDPVGACVGMRGARVQAVSTELGGERIDIVLWDDNPAQFVINAMAPADVASIVVDEDKHTMDIAVEAGNLAQAIGRNGQNVRLASQLSGWELNVMTVDDLQAKHQAEAHAAIDTFTKYLDIDEDFATVLVEEGFSTLEELAYVPMKELLEIDGLDEPTVEALRERAKNALTTLALAQEESLGDKKPADDLLNLEGLDRAIAFKLAARGVCTLEDLAEQGVDDLADIEGLTDEKAGELIMAARNICWFGDEA; the protein is encoded by the coding sequence ATGAACAAAGAAATTTTGGCTGTTGTTGAAGCCGTCTCCAACGAGAAATCACTGCCGCGTGAGAAAATTTTCGAAGCGCTGGAAAGTGCACTGGCTACAGCAACCAAGAAAAAATACGAACAAGAGATCGATGTTCGCGTAGAAATCGATCGTAAAAGCGGTGACTTCGATACATTCCGTCGTTGGGTAATCGTTGAAGAAGTGACCCAGCCGACCAAAGAGATCACCCTGGAAGCGGCACGTTTTGAAGACGAAAGTCTGAACGTGGGTGACTACGTTGAAGATCAGATTGAATCTGTGACCTTCGACCGTATCACCACCCAGACCGCTAAGCAGGTTATCGTGCAGAAAGTGCGCGAAGCCGAGCGCGCGCTGGTTGTCGATCAGTTCCGCGATCAGGAAGGCGAAATCATCACTGGCGTGGTGAAGAAAGTGAACCGTGACAACATCTCTCTGGAAATTAAATCCGAAGGGATGCCGGGCAACGCTGAAGCCGTGATCCTGCGTGAAGACATGCTGCCGCGTGAAAACTTCCGCCCGGGCGACCGTATTCGTGGTGTTCTGTACGCCGTGCGCCCTGAAGCGCGTGGTGCACAGCTGTTCGTGACCCGTTCTAAACCAGAAATGCTGGTTGAACTGTTCCGCATCGAAGTGCCGGAAATCGGCGAAGAAGTTATTGAGATCAAAGCAGCAGCTCGCGATCCAGGCTCTCGTGCGAAAATTGCGGTGAAAACCAACGACAAGCGTATCGATCCGGTCGGTGCTTGCGTCGGTATGCGCGGCGCGCGCGTTCAGGCGGTTTCTACCGAACTGGGCGGCGAGCGTATTGATATCGTTCTGTGGGACGACAACCCGGCGCAGTTCGTGATCAACGCAATGGCTCCGGCTGATGTCGCGTCTATCGTTGTTGACGAAGACAAACACACCATGGATATCGCTGTTGAAGCGGGCAACCTGGCGCAGGCGATTGGCCGTAACGGTCAGAACGTACGCCTGGCGTCACAGCTGAGCGGCTGGGAACTCAACGTCATGACCGTTGATGACCTGCAGGCTAAGCATCAGGCTGAAGCCCATGCGGCGATCGATACCTTCACCAAATACCTCGACATTGACGAAGACTTCGCCACTGTTCTGGTAGAAGAAGGTTTCTCTACGCTGGAAGAACTGGCCTATGTGCCAATGAAAGAGCTGCTGGAAATTGACGGTCTGGATGAGCCAACCGTTGAAGCCCTGCGTGAACGCGCTAAAAACGCACTGACCACCCTGGCACTGGCTCAGGAAGAAAGCCTTGGCGATAAGAAGCCGGCTGATGACCTGCTGAATCTGGAAGGTCTTGATCGTGCGATTGCGTTCAAGCTGGCTGCCCGTGGTGTTTGTACGCTGGAAGATCTCGCTGAGCAAGGCGTTGATGACCTGGCCGATATCGAAGGTTTAACCGACGAGAAAGCCGGCGAACTCATCATGGCCGCACGTAATATTTGCTGGTTCGGCGACGAAGCGTAA
- the rimP gene encoding ribosome maturation factor RimP: MSTLEQKLTEMITAPVEALGYELVGIEFVRGRTSTLRIYIDSEDGINVDDCADVSHQVSAVLDVEDPITVAYNLEVSSPGLDRPMFTAEHYVRFTGEEVALVLRMAVQNRRKWQGIIKAVDGEMITVTVEGKDEVFALSNIQKANLVPHF; encoded by the coding sequence TTGTCCACATTAGAGCAAAAATTAACAGAGATGATTACTGCACCGGTCGAAGCACTGGGCTACGAACTGGTCGGCATCGAATTCGTTCGCGGCCGTACATCGACGCTGCGCATCTATATTGATAGTGAAGATGGCATCAATGTTGATGATTGTGCTGATGTCAGCCACCAGGTGAGTGCGGTTCTTGATGTTGAAGACCCGATTACCGTTGCGTACAACCTGGAAGTTTCCTCACCTGGCCTGGATCGCCCGATGTTCACGGCCGAGCACTATGTGCGCTTTACCGGTGAAGAAGTGGCTCTCGTTCTGCGTATGGCCGTACAGAACCGCCGTAAATGGCAGGGAATTATCAAAGCCGTTGATGGTGAAATGATCACGGTAACAGTCGAAGGCAAAGATGAAGTGTTCGCGCTGAGTAATATCCAGAAGGCGAACCTGGTTCCCCACTTTTAA
- the argG gene encoding argininosuccinate synthase yields the protein MTTILKHLPVGQRIGIAFSGGLDTSAALLWMRQKGAVPYAYTANLGQPDEDDYDAIPRRAKEYGAENARLIDCRKQLVAEGIAAIQCGAFHNTTGGLTYFNTTPLGRAVTGTMLVAAMKEDGVNIWGDGSTYKGNDIERFYRYGLLTNAELQIYKPWLDTDFIDELGGRHEMSEFMIACGFDYKMSVEKAYSTDSNMLGATHEAKDLEFLNSSVKIVNPIMGVKFWDESVKIPAEEVTVRFERGHPVALNGKTFSDDVELMLEANRIGGRHGLGMSDQIENRIIEAKSRGIYEAPGMALLHIAYERLLTGIHNEDTIEQYHSHGRQLGKLLYQGRWFDPQALMLRDALQRWVASAITGEVTLELRRGNDYSILNTVSDNLTYKAERLTMEKGESVFSPDDRIGQLTMRNLDITDTREKLFNYVENGLLSANSGNGLPQVENLENSDKK from the coding sequence ATGACGACGATTCTCAAGCATCTTCCGGTAGGACAACGTATTGGCATCGCTTTCTCAGGCGGCCTGGATACCAGCGCTGCACTGCTGTGGATGCGCCAGAAGGGAGCGGTTCCGTATGCATATACTGCGAACCTGGGTCAGCCGGATGAGGACGATTACGATGCTATTCCTCGTCGCGCTAAAGAGTATGGCGCAGAAAACGCGCGACTGATTGACTGCCGTAAGCAACTGGTTGCTGAAGGTATCGCCGCTATTCAGTGCGGTGCGTTCCATAACACCACGGGCGGCCTGACCTATTTCAACACCACCCCGCTGGGTCGTGCCGTCACCGGCACCATGCTGGTTGCCGCCATGAAAGAAGATGGCGTAAACATCTGGGGTGACGGCAGCACCTATAAAGGCAACGATATCGAACGTTTCTATCGTTATGGCCTGCTGACCAACGCGGAGCTGCAGATCTACAAGCCGTGGCTGGACACCGACTTCATCGACGAGCTGGGTGGTCGTCATGAGATGTCTGAGTTTATGATTGCCTGCGGCTTTGACTACAAAATGTCCGTTGAGAAAGCCTACTCTACCGACTCCAACATGCTGGGCGCGACGCACGAAGCGAAGGACCTGGAGTTCCTGAACTCCAGCGTGAAGATCGTTAACCCGATCATGGGCGTGAAGTTCTGGGACGAGAGCGTGAAGATCCCAGCAGAAGAAGTGACCGTGCGTTTCGAACGTGGTCATCCGGTTGCCCTGAACGGTAAGACCTTCTCTGACGACGTTGAACTGATGCTGGAAGCAAACCGCATCGGCGGTCGTCACGGTCTGGGCATGAGCGATCAGATTGAAAACCGTATCATCGAAGCGAAAAGCCGCGGCATCTATGAAGCTCCAGGGATGGCGCTGCTGCACATCGCTTACGAGCGTCTGCTGACCGGTATTCACAACGAAGACACCATCGAGCAGTATCATTCTCATGGTCGTCAACTGGGCAAACTGCTGTATCAGGGTCGCTGGTTCGATCCGCAGGCGCTGATGCTGCGTGACGCGCTGCAGCGTTGGGTAGCGAGCGCGATCACCGGTGAAGTGACGCTGGAACTGCGTCGTGGTAACGACTACTCCATTCTTAACACCGTGTCGGACAACCTGACCTATAAAGCCGAGCGTCTGACCATGGAAAAAGGTGAGTCTGTGTTTTCTCCGGACGACCGTATTGGTCAGTTGACCATGCGTAACCTGGACATCACCGATACCCGTGAGAAGCTGTTCAACTACGTTGAGAATGGTCTGCTCTCCGCGAATTCCGGTAACGGCCTGCCGCAGGTTGAAAACCTGGAGAATAGCGATAAGAAGTAA
- the secG gene encoding preprotein translocase subunit SecG: MYEALLVIFLIVAIALVALIMLQQGKGADMGASFGAGASGTLFGSSGSANFMTRTTAILATLFFIISLVLGNINSNKTSKGSEWENLSAPAKTEQTQPAAPAKPTSDIPQ; this comes from the coding sequence ATGTACGAAGCTCTTTTAGTTATTTTCCTTATTGTAGCCATCGCTCTCGTAGCGCTGATTATGCTGCAGCAAGGTAAAGGCGCTGATATGGGAGCCTCCTTCGGAGCAGGCGCTTCCGGTACGCTGTTCGGTTCAAGTGGTTCTGCGAACTTCATGACCCGCACGACGGCGATTCTGGCTACGCTGTTCTTCATCATCAGTCTGGTGCTGGGCAATATCAACAGCAACAAGACCAGCAAAGGAAGCGAGTGGGAAAATCTGAGCGCGCCAGCCAAAACTGAGCAGACTCAGCCAGCTGCACCGGCTAAGCCAACCAGCGATATCCCGCAGTAA
- the glmM gene encoding phosphoglucosamine mutase: MSNRKYFGTDGIRGRVGDAPITPDFVLKLGWAAGKVLARHGSRKIIIGKDTRISGYMLESALEAGLAAAGLSASFTGPMPTPAVAYLTRTFRAEAGIVISASHNPFYDNGIKFFSIDGTKLPDEVEEAIEAEMEKEITCVDSAELGKANRIVDAAGRYIEFCKGTFPNELSLAHLKIVVDCANGATYHIAPNVFRELGAKVIAIGCEPDGLNINEEVGATDVRALQARVLAEKADLGIALDGDGDRVIMVDHEGNKVDGDQILYIIAREGLRQGQLRGGAVGTLMSNMGLELALKQLGIPFVRAKVGDRYVLEKLQEKGWRIGAENSGHVILLDKTTTGDGIVAALQVVAAMARNHMSLHDLCSGMKMFPQILVNVRFTAGKGDPLENDNVKAVMADVEAALGSRGRVLLRKSGTEPLIRVMVEGEDEAQVTEFAHRIADAVKAA, encoded by the coding sequence ATGAGTAACCGTAAATATTTTGGTACCGATGGTATCCGTGGGCGCGTAGGCGATGCTCCAATTACCCCTGATTTTGTTCTGAAGCTCGGCTGGGCTGCCGGCAAGGTACTGGCGCGTCATGGCTCACGTAAGATCATTATTGGTAAAGATACCCGTATTTCGGGCTATATGCTGGAATCTGCGTTGGAGGCGGGTCTGGCAGCGGCAGGGCTTTCAGCCTCGTTTACTGGCCCAATGCCAACGCCTGCTGTTGCCTACCTTACGCGCACCTTCCGCGCGGAAGCGGGAATTGTGATCTCGGCGTCTCATAACCCGTTCTACGACAATGGCATTAAGTTCTTCTCCATTGACGGCACCAAGCTGCCGGACGAAGTGGAAGAGGCCATTGAAGCCGAAATGGAAAAAGAGATCACCTGTGTTGATTCCGCCGAGCTGGGTAAAGCGAACCGTATCGTCGATGCGGCGGGTCGTTATATCGAATTCTGCAAAGGCACCTTCCCGAACGAGCTGAGCCTGGCGCATCTTAAAATTGTGGTGGACTGTGCGAACGGTGCGACCTATCACATTGCGCCGAATGTCTTCCGCGAGCTGGGTGCGAAAGTGATCGCCATCGGCTGCGAGCCGGATGGTCTGAATATTAACGAAGAAGTCGGGGCGACGGACGTGCGCGCCCTGCAGGCGCGCGTGCTGGCGGAAAAAGCCGATCTGGGTATTGCCCTGGACGGCGACGGTGACCGCGTGATCATGGTTGACCACGAAGGTAATAAAGTCGACGGCGATCAGATCCTCTACATCATTGCCCGTGAAGGCCTGCGCCAGGGGCAGCTGCGCGGCGGCGCGGTTGGGACGTTGATGAGCAACATGGGTCTGGAGCTGGCGCTGAAACAGCTCGGTATTCCGTTTGTTCGCGCGAAAGTGGGCGACCGCTACGTGCTGGAAAAGCTGCAGGAGAAAGGCTGGCGCATTGGTGCTGAGAACTCCGGCCACGTGATCCTGCTCGACAAAACCACGACTGGCGACGGTATCGTAGCGGCGCTTCAGGTGGTTGCCGCGATGGCGCGCAACCATATGAGTTTGCATGATCTGTGCAGCGGGATGAAAATGTTCCCGCAGATCCTGGTAAACGTGCGTTTCACTGCGGGTAAAGGCGATCCGCTGGAAAATGACAACGTGAAAGCGGTAATGGCTGACGTTGAAGCGGCGCTGGGCAGCCGTGGACGCGTGCTGCTGCGTAAGTCCGGTACCGAACCACTGATCCGCGTGATGGTGGAAGGCGAAGACGAAGCGCAGGTCACCGAATTTGCGCACCGTATTGCGGATGCCGTAAAAGCTGCATAA
- the folP gene encoding dihydropteroate synthase, with translation MKLFAQDSHLDLSHPHVMGILNVTPDSFSDGGTHNTLIDAVKHANLMINAGATIIDVGGESTRPGAADVSVEEELARVVPVVEAIAQRFEVWISVDTSKPEVIREVARVGAHIINDIRSLTEPGAIEAAAETGLPVCLMHMQGQPKTMQEAPKYDDVFADVNRFFIEHIERCERAGIPKEKLLLDPGFGFGKNLSHNYALLARLSEFHHFGLPLLVGMSRKSMIGQLLNVGPSERLSGSLACAVIAAMQGAHIIRVHDVKETVEAMRVVEATLAAKENKRYE, from the coding sequence ATGAAACTCTTCGCCCAGGACTCGCATCTCGATCTTTCACATCCGCACGTGATGGGGATCCTGAATGTTACCCCTGACTCCTTCTCTGACGGCGGCACGCATAACACGCTTATCGACGCGGTTAAGCACGCAAATCTAATGATCAACGCGGGTGCCACCATCATTGACGTGGGCGGTGAATCGACGCGTCCCGGCGCGGCAGATGTTTCGGTGGAAGAAGAGCTGGCGCGCGTGGTGCCGGTGGTTGAGGCAATCGCGCAACGTTTCGAGGTGTGGATCTCCGTCGACACGTCCAAACCAGAAGTGATCCGTGAAGTGGCGAGAGTGGGCGCTCACATTATCAATGATATCCGCTCGCTTACCGAACCAGGTGCGATCGAGGCCGCTGCAGAAACCGGCCTGCCGGTATGCCTGATGCACATGCAGGGGCAACCGAAAACTATGCAGGAAGCGCCGAAGTATGATGATGTCTTTGCCGACGTGAATCGCTTCTTTATTGAGCATATTGAACGCTGTGAGCGTGCAGGCATCCCAAAAGAGAAATTGCTGCTCGACCCGGGGTTCGGTTTCGGTAAAAATCTCTCACACAATTATGCGTTGCTTGCGCGCTTATCGGAATTTCATCACTTTGGTCTGCCACTGCTGGTGGGTATGTCGAGAAAGTCGATGATTGGCCAATTGCTGAATGTAGGACCGAGCGAGCGCCTGAGTGGCAGCCTGGCCTGCGCGGTAATTGCGGCGATGCAAGGCGCGCACATTATCCGTGTCCATGACGTCAAAGAAACAGTAGAAGCCATGCGTGTGGTGGAAGCCACACTGGCAGCGAAGGAAAACAAACGCTATGAGTAA